In the Syngnathus scovelli strain Florida chromosome 8, RoL_Ssco_1.2, whole genome shotgun sequence genome, one interval contains:
- the LOC125974046 gene encoding receptor activity-modifying protein 1, translating to MGTVTRAALHKQTLLWFIVVTQCVSALGCGPHYEYAIEEFCLAKFRLDMQELDQGHWCSWEDTVELYGELTNCTFLVALKMDCFWPNLLVDDFFIQVHKTYFHNCSLSGRLLRDPPNRILGPFIAMPILVTLLMTALVVWRSKRSEGIV from the exons ATGGGAACCGTGACCAGGGCAGCCCTGCACAAACAGACGCTCCTGTGGTTCATTGTGG TGACTCAGTGTGTGAGCGCACTGGGCTGCGGACCCCATTACGAGTACGCCATTGAAGAGTTCTGCTTGGCCAAATTCAGACTGGACATGCAAGAACTGGACCAGGGACACTGGTGCAGCTGGGAGGACACCGTCGA GCTCTATGGCGAGCTGACCAACTGCACCTTCCTGGTGGCGCTGAAGATGGACTGCTTCTGGCCCAACCTGCTGGTGGATGACTTCTTCATCCAGGTGCACAAGACCTACTTCCACAATTGCTCGCTGTCGGGCCGGCTGCTCAGGGACCCCCCCAACCGCATCCTGGGCCCTTTCATCGCCATGCCCATTCTGGTTACCCTGCTCATGACTGCCCTAGTGGTGTGGAGGAGCAAGCGCAGCGAGGGCATCGTGTAG